CGTAAAccttaaattttttatttcaataagTCAGCCTACATTTTTGGCATGAACCTTGTGTTGCCAGTGTTTGATAAGTTTTAAATTCCTGTCTTATGTGACTTATCCTCTATTGTAACTTTtctttgttctctctctctAACATCTACAGATCTTTAGTAACTTCTCATCAGTGCATCTGTCCCACGTGGAGCTGAAGAACATGGGTCAACAGCGAGAAAAAAGCCGCTACCCAATCCATTTTCATATGTGCGGGGATGTTGACCAGAGCGGAGGATACTGGGAGCCCACGTATGTGGACGGACTGTCCATTCACCACTCCTTCTCACGCTGTCTCACCATCCATGCTACCAATGGTTTGCTGGTTAGTAAAGTGTATGTGTGGATGGTGGAGTAGACTGATGTGCCTTTTAATGTCGAAACAACAGGTGTATTCATATACTTAGTAATGAGAACCACATGATAAAAACTTTGTCAGAATACCCATCCATTACAGCCTCAATCACTAGATGACTGTTATTGcttgtgtctttcttttttttgtcctttgctCTCCCTTTTCCTGAATCTTGTTTGTCCCATCTTTTTCTCCATTGTATAGTCTCTTGCAGTCTCTTTGGACAGATGTagattgttttactttttggaTAAGTAAAATCACATGATCCATTCCCACAATAATCTGTAGAGTCACAGTGTGTGTATGCAGCCTATGTTTGTGCATTTTGCTTACTTCAATGTATgttatttgtgctttttcttaaTTCAAATAGTGACGTGTCAACATTTGTTCCTGTGACCATAGGATTGACGCATTTTTCCAAACTTCAGAGTAAATGGAATTCTGGCTTTGCATGGCATTGTTTGaccttgttgtttttcctgtttcccTTCTGGCACAATCACCGTGTGAAATTCTCTTGTGTATCTTCTTCAGCAGCCCTCTTTATGCCATCTTTCTCTACATACCTTCGTCATAAAATCTGTCCTCAGGGGGAAATTCATTCAGGAATTTTAAGTACTTAAGAGGCCAGGCACATCTAGCAGTTGGAACATACTGTATTTTCCTGTGGAGTGTTGATGATTCCAAGGTGGACTAACAAATGTTATCCTTGCCCTCTTGTTTACCAagattttacacatatttgggTGAAAACTTTCTTTTACTTGGAAAGGAAATGCTGTGAAAGGGATagtactgtatttatttttccctCCAGCCAAGGACTCAGCTGTAGTCTGTTTGTGCACTCTGTGCTCGTAATcattctgttttgtattttgtggtCTCCTTTTTTTCACCCAGGTCAAGAACACTGTAGGCTACGACACCTTGGGCCACTGTTTTTTCCTCGAGGATGGGATTGAGCAACGCAACACTTTCTTTCACAACCTTGGCCTGCTGACTCGACCTGGGACTCTATTGCCCACTGATCGCAATGAGACTCTGTGTACAAGCATCAAGGACAAAGTCTACAAGGGCTACACTCCCTCACCCAGTACAGAGTGCAAGTAAGATTTAAGGATGATGTATGTATATTTACAGAGATATGAGCAATTACCAATTATCCTTTATTTTATCCTAAATGTGGGTGTAAAAATCTGTTACttattttaatgtatgtctGTGTATTACGTTTCCTTTTTACTGCCATCCCTTATGGTGTGGTTTTGTTACAACTACTGACTAACACGTGGAggtacatttttgtttatagCAACATAAAGAAAGGTGCTATATgttattattcttttaaaataaaacacctgCAATTCAGAGACCCTGAGGTCTTGTTAAGCACTATTAAGCACACACCTGCATATTTAAGAGGGGATATtatccatttttaaatgtatccaCGTCAGTGTCACAGTAAATCTTTGACTCTGGAATCAACATGAGAAACTTTGTGGGTTAGTGCAGACATACTTTGAGAGAAAACAGATGGTCCATGGGTATGTGAGAGAGATAATGTACTTAGCAATAGTGTGTGACACAGTTATTGGCAGGAAGGTTTTATCCATGCAATAACAACCTCTCCTCTCCATGGGATGTTTTTATGTCATAGTAGGAACAAGAAAAGTGCCTCTGTGAAGGGAAGCAACAAAGTCTGTTTCCAGTGTTCTGTGTGTTGTGAGTCTTGGCAGTGCCGTCCCTGACCAAGGCTTATGTTGGAGTGGTGGCTTATTGAGGGATTTTAGAAAGATCACAAGATTCTTTCATCTCTGTCTTCTGCTTATTAGTCATAGTCTCTGATACGCCAAAGGACTGTCTTTTAATATCTCTTTTTAATAACTTTCCGGTTGCTGTACATGTAATTATGTCTTTGTCCCTGTGTGTGGTGGGGGTGTTTTCCAGGGCAGTCTCAACATTCTGGATAGCCAATCCCAACAACAACCTCATCAGCAATGCAGCTGCTGGTTCTCAGGTAATAACATGAGagttatgtaagaaaatggCCTCCAATTGACTTTTCACTAATGATTAAGAAAAAATGAGTCACCGAAGAGAAAAGCCACTTATGTGTGTATTAACTATTACTGCTCTGGCTTTGGTGTTCCTGAACATAATAAAAATTCAAGATTTCCATGCTCATAACAAAGTGATCCATCAATAAAATAGGATATAACAGGCTTTTGTGTTTGATAGTGTGGTGCAATAACATAGTAAGACCTCTGAAATTAGGAATAGAAGATGGCTCATTGCAtctctttttcatttcagcACTAACCACATGGATGTCCACAGGGGAGGGTTATGCACTGTACTACTTTTTGGTTGGggtatttttgtgatatttacgTTTTCTCCTCCATATCAGATGAACTGCAAACTTTAATAAGCCATTGAGCTCATATGAACTCCTACTTCTGGTGTATTCTTGCTGTGAGACTTGAGAGACCTGTGACATCCTGCCTTGCTCCACatattgtttctgtattttatggACTACCACCTATAGACTGCTTGTATATAAGCCTAGTTAATGAAATTCCTGCTGTTGTGCAGCTGCAATATGaacatgatttttcttttctttattaccTTTGTCTGTACCCTTCCTTCCTTTTCCAGGATGCCGGCATATGGTTTGTGTTCCACAGCTCTTCCACGGGAGACTCTCATGGGCTGGTACCAGAGACCAAGGCAGAGCTCACTCCTTTGGGAATTTTTTACAACAATCGCGTACATTCCAACTTTAAGGTATCATTAGTATTGGTTGCTAGTGTGCTTTCTCCCCCATATACGTTAAAGTATTTTAGTTTACCATGTGGAGCCAGATCTCTCTGTGTTGTCTCTTTCTGCCTCTGTCTTTTTATAGAGACAAGTGAAACAAAGTGTTTATGTATAGCCTGTAAAAAAACATTGTGCATAATTCTCTGCTTACTCACTTGGATCAAGAggcatggacacacacacacgcacacgccaGCAGGTTCTACAATGGTGCTCTGTTGTGTAATGACAGAAGTCGGGCAGGTGAACTGTAAGCTCTTTGTCCAGTCTGACCACTGCAGCCTCTCTTATAGAGGAAGGAGTCCTGAGGTTTGAGACTATACCTCACTTATACCACAAGACCAACTCAGAGCACAGGTTTTcatatacataaaatacaaacacatacagacatATTACATTTTCCCTTAATTTCTTTTGCAACTCATATTTTAAACATACAAAACTAATTCCTGTGTTATGGAGTTATATAAACATACATTTCACCTTCATATACATTTTAAACTGTTCACGGGAATTCTGTTTGGAACTTCTCTGCTTTCCACAGTACCCTGTACAGGATCTAGTCTATAACGCTGTTGGGCCAGAATTTAAATTTAGTCCATTTATTATTGCCTCAGGTACCACACTATAAAATATTCTAGGAGCCTTGTTTATGTCGGTCCAACAGAAATCTTCTTTCTTAAACTGTAGTTTtagaaaaacactgcatttcATTATAATCGTACTTTCGTCTTTGTAGGCAGGACTTTTCATTGATAAAGGAGTGAAGACTACCAATGCAAGTGCTGCTGACCCCCGGGAATACCTGTGTCTAGATAACAAcgcaaggtgtgtgtgtgtgaaaactttattattattagtagggACATCTGGATTAGTTAGCTGTGAGTGTTAACAAATGGATAGCGATTTACAGCTTAATGTATGTTGTTGTACAAGGCCTATAACAGTGCACTGTTAAAGGGTCTATGGTGGGCTATCATCTGCATCCTGGTGTATAGTTACACTGTGTAAATATTCAGGTATTTGTggtttactgatatatttgtTTAATGCCACTGTCAATAACTGTATGAATCGGGTTATTTATAACTCCCTGTTGTATATCTACTAGGATATGGCCATTGACAGGGATAGATAGATGCCTTTATAGTGTGTTACTACATTTTAGTGGAAGGTCTGTCAGGTTTGTGTTGACTGAGAAAACAAGTCTTCACAGATGGAGTTTCCACTCTGCAGCTCCCTACCCAAATACAGCCCTCAACTAGATGGAAAAAATCTTATGTGTCCACTGAGACTGCTGGCCACGCTCcgtgtatatctgtgtgtgtctgcatgtgtgcagAGGTAGGAGGGGAaggattttaaatgttaaaatgtgcgCAAGTACacgagagagagggagatttGTGCTGTGTGGTTGTAAGACACACTAGAAAGAGGATATTAGACTGTAACAGTTTTCAGGGAGTTATTTCTTATGATTTATGTGATTCTCTGAGCTTTAGTTGAGCTTCACATTTAGGTCAAAATTTTCCCTTGGGCAAGACTTTGTTCCTTTACaaggtattttttaaaactaacaGCCACACACGGTACCATTAGcctgaaaaaaaagagaacgaGCCTTGTCCACTTTTTAAGAGCACGAAAAAGATTTTTGGTTGCTTTGAAGCCATAATGTCAACTTTGTAGAAACTATTTTCAATAATAGAATTTGTGGTTTccaataatgaaaaaaagtctcagaaaatgttttcttccaAGGGGGATAAAAGCTTCTGTATGTAATGATGACATGTCCTTTCCTGTAATGCCACCCTGAGGATGCAGTGCTGAAGGCAAAGAGCCCTGCCTGCAGTCTCTAGAGTTCAACAATGGGTTTTAAACTTCTAGTCTTGATGTCAGTCATTTCTTTGCGGATTTATAACATGATGACACAATAACCATATAataatcattttgtgtgtattattttgtgCATGCGACCTATGTAAGGAATGTATGTGCTGAGAAATTAGGGGGTAAAATGACTTTGACGCTGTAGTAAGgctgaaaaatcacaaagacaacaataaaacaccaacagaacAAGAatataaaagtatgagttttcatgtgCGCTTTTTCAGGTTCCGACCTCACCAGAATGCCGACCCCAGCCGTCCTCGGGTGGCCGCAGTCATTGACACTCTGATCTCCTTCAAGAACAATGACTTAGGAGCTTGGATACGAGGTGGAGACATCGTCATCCAGAATTCGGGGTGAGACGGCTCAGACTGTTGTTCAGTTTGAGTCAGCTCGTAGTCTTCCAGAAAATTTAGGGCAgaggtgaaaaataaaagaatggtGTCATCACAACATAAACTGCGATGATGAGTTGTGCTGGAAATATGATGCAATCCTACCGCATACAGCTGTTACGACATTTGCATCCATTTTATGCtcaacattgatgtgtttcatgTCCCACTGGGAACACTGGATTGACAGTTTCATATTTTCTGAGTTACCCTGaatcattttgaataaattaaCCAGTGGCTCATCTCTGTTTAGTACAAGCTTTGGTCACTTTTTGTCTGTCCTTTTATGTATTTCATTAATAGGCATTTTGTAAGACTTACATGTGATTCTTTTGTTATTCTCTTAACAGCTTTGCTGACAATGGAGTAGGTTTGTCGTTTGCCAGGTGCGtacttttgtgatttatttttcagtcatttttgcttttcctcttttcctgcCAAGGGATTTGCCAAAAACCGTTTGTGACTGATAGTGAGCATAGAACAGAAACTTAAAACTTGCTGTGTGGTCGCAAGCATGCCTTTATTTATAACACACTGGTTTTTTTACTGCTGATTTCAGCcctacaaaaacataaattctaTAAATCTTTACATGTGTGTTTGATATAATACTATATGCCCTTATCATGTTATTCTTCAGTGATGGCAGCTACCCTAAGGATGAAGGCTCCAGCCAGGAGGTGACACAGTCCCTCTTTGTGGGTGAAAGTCGAAACAGAGGGACCAATGGGGGACAAAATAAATACTGGGGAGTTGGAGGCACTGATGGAAAGATGAGGACACTGCCGAGAAACAGGTGAGGGGGAGCAAATAGGGAGACATTAATTAATGAAAGTAGGAAAGATATATGTGAAGTAGAGaggaaaaaatctaaatcaaactGAGTGTTCTAGGGAATAGCAGGCTGGAGTAGCTGCCAAAGAAAAATATGctgggaaaaacaaacaaggaacAGAGAGCCAACACGGTAATCAAGTAGttggacagatggacagatgagGCTGCTACAGCTGCTTTTAGTTGGAGGTGGACTTCTGAAAGGAAGTTCTGTTTTGACTGACTTCCCTCTAGTGATATTTTAGgcactttatgaagaactgtgGTGGCATCACGGAGAGGGTTCCACTGGAAGGCAGCACTCATTGCAGAATTTGGTTTCATAAGAACAAGGAGATTCATCTCTTTAGGAATATCCGACTTTTGACGGCTCTCATCAGTTTCAGCTagatttctttattgtttttatcattttgagtaTTAGGAAGGAGCCATAAGAAGATCTCATTATTGGTGTGTCCATTAACAGGCAAAGCAGATGGATATTTGACATGGCCAGAGTTTGTTGTGCATAAAATTTGTGGCACATAGACAAAATCTTCAGTTGGATTTCTGTTTCATGAAAGTTTATAGTCTCCCAATCCTGTAATACCACATCCTGCTCAGTAGAGTATCCTAATGAGAGCTTAGTTCCCCTCATGTCCCCACAGGATCGCCTGgtaactttttctgtctttcgtTCTGTCATTGAATAAGTTGTTATACAAGAGGAAAGCAACATAAGCAAGACACTGGCAAATAGCtgctttttttagttttaagaaCCAGGGTGTCAGTTTGTGACCACTGTGTACAACTTTACAGCTATTTTATAGGCTCTCTGACCGCACTGTGACATCTGGCTCACTTGGTTTGTCTGTCGTCATTGTGGTTGCTGCCAAAGCTgctgacactttttttttcttgccagaGAGAAGATAGTTTCACTGAAATGAGGACATTTTGCTACACTACAGTAGACTAGTCTAATTTTCTGTTAGTCACTTTGCAACACcaattatgaaaacaaattgAATCGGTCGTTCAATCTCAGGTCTTTGTCTGATGACCGCTAAAAACATTTAACGAAACACAGCAAAATAACCAGAATGATTTAAGAAAAGAGAGAGGTGAAATCAGATTGTGCGatctgtttttctaattttttgacAAACATATCTTGAATTAACATTTATCATTCTCCTGCATTGACCATAACTGCATTACAAATGTTAgtctttttgcatttctttacattttgtctctttcatgCCTAACTGTCAAATGTCTTCCctgatttttgcacatttcttctcTATCTCTACCATAGAACGTTTCCAATCCGAGGTTTCCAGATCTATGATGGTCCCTTGAGGCTAACTCAGAGTACATTTCGTGGATTCATCCCCACACCGGAACGTTATACCAGCGCAGTGGGATTTAACTTGAAGAACACCTGGCAGCTCACCCCACGGAACAACCTGtcccagctcagcttcccctccaCTGTAAGTAAATATCTAGGATGGATACAACTTCACTTGAAATATAATGGACATGTTACAGAGTTGAATATGATGTAAACATATATGCACGTTGTAAATATTACACTTTTGAAGTGAATTAACATGTGAAGTAATGTGTGAGCCTGCTCAGACTAAGACTGTGGGTCTCTGGGATCCACTCCTATGTTTTCAGACATATTAACTCCATTATAGTATATTATGTCATTATTTATTGCACTCTGCCCATATTAATGAAGTTAAAATTTTTTGATAGCTAGTGACCATTTCGAGCTTTTCTTAATTGAGGCTTTGGTCATGTGACATTTTAGGGTACTCCTGTGTGACTTCTGTGTCCTCTTTTCACCCTTTTGTTTTGTCAGCTCTTTTTTGATTCAGTCTTCCTTCCTCTCCATCCATCTGTTGCCTCTTACTCTgtgtttgagttattttttgcTGTGCAAGTTTGCGGCTGGTAAGACTGCAGTTATGAACACTCCCTAGTGAcggattatttttaaaatttatctttcttttctttcttttatctcCACTTTGACCCAGCGTACCATCCTCTTGCCCCAAtgggtttcatttcatttgacaCTTTGCTCCTTTTTCCCCTCCTACAACCATTTTCACATCTTGATTGTATCAAGTCAGATTCTTGGCGAAATTAGAGGTGAGAGTTTTTCAAGGTAGACAGAACTCGAGAAGTGAAGCTCACCCCTTCCAGAGTTACCCCGATAGAGAATTATTGTAAGTCACTGGTGTCCCCTGGTGGTAACATATTGTAATACACGTTCTTTGCttaaaattaaatcaatttCTTTGTGTCATCATTAAGTATGATGTCTTGAACAACAATGTTGTTATGATAGTCATCCTTAACTTGCAATATATATATTCCCAGCCCCCCAAATACAATCCCTTGATAGTGTAGCATTGCAGCCCCTCCAAAAAAAATTGATAGATGCAATCAGTCTTCTACCtggcaaaatggcaaaatacaGTGATGATACAAATGACTAGTGTAGAGAGTGAAGAGCAAcgctttgtttttctgcaaaacttgcagaaactttttttaattttatggaaATAGCAGGCTTGATTTCATATTTCTCTCTATCAGGAAGgcaaaaataatcataaaaaccTATAAAACAAATGGCCACATTACACTGATGAAAAGTAATTACAGTGTAAATAGCAGCTCGGTTGGCGAGTGCACACTCAAATACGAGAAGAAGCAATGAAGCAAGCAATGATGCTCTGAATTGGTAAACAGTGATACAATGTAAATTGAGACAGTCACAACACTCTCTACAAATACTTTTGTCAGGTTGGTCTGCGGGCGTTCTTTGGTCGCCCTGGACAGTGGTTTGAAGAGAATGACCTGGACGGTGACAAGAACTCCATTTTTCATGATGTGGATGGGTCAGTAACAGGCTACAGGGACACTTATGTTGGCCGTGCAGACAATTACCTGATCCAGCATCCCGACTGTGTGAACTTGGCCCAGTGGAATGGAGTGACCTGCAGTGGTCGCTACTCTCAGGTACAGCACTTTCTGTGTCTAGACCTCATCTGTTGTTCTGCACTTCTAATATTAAAAATGGACTCTCCCTGACCATTACACTCTCCAACATCCTTGACATCTTCAGGTGTACATCCAGACGCAGGGAGCCCCTAGCCTCAGTTTATCCATCAGCAGAGATGAATACCCCAATGCTCCTCTGGTACTGAGGGGCATTAACAGCCAGGGGGCGCTGTCTCAGCAGTACCAGCCCATTCTGATGATGAGCAAGAGCTACACTCTGCACTGGAGCGGACCTGCGCCCAGAGAGATCGTCCTCTCTCTCATTAACTTTGATAAGTGAGTagcaaaaatgaagcaacatCTATCAGAGTGACCAGAGCTACTGCAAGTCAGATGATATCTATATTATCTTGTAAATGAGGATGTATCGCTGCATTAAGTTTTCGGCTTAATGACCGCATTAACAGACCATAAAGTTGTAGTGCTTTTTATTAGTCCCAATTGATGCAATGCAgtgtccctctctctctcgcaTTTAGAGATGACTGGGTGTTGGTGGGACTCTGTTACCCATCAGACACCACATTTCAGATCATGGCCGACATCAACGATAGGCAAAGCAACACTTTTGATGACATTACAGACTATGGCACTGTGTCGTCTCTCGAACAACTGGAGAAGAAACCAATGGAGAGGAAATACTTCTTTGACCGATCTGTTGGGTGAGAGAACAAAAATCCAATCCTCAGTTGATAATTTTGTCATAACCGTCTCATACACACACTTGGACTTCTAAATGTTATAGGATGCGCACAGTCAAGAGTGGGTTTAGGAATTTAAGTGATTTAGTTTGGCTTTTGATACTAATCGACATCAGGATATGAAAGCCAACCTTTGCATCATGATGGCTGATGATCTTCCTCTGAgtttatgaatgtttttttgtgttttcctgcgCTTCTTCTGTCATTCCCAGTTTATTATGGCTCTACCTTCGTGCCCGGCACGGTCGAGACGGTCAGAGCTACTGTTCAATTAAAGGCTGTGAACGAGTGAAAGTCATGTCCACTACATCCTCCAGACAGACCTGTAACTGTACAGCCAAAGCCTACCCAAAGTACTCCAAGCCTCCCTCAGCAGTGGTGCCTATGCCAGCTCTAAGCACACAACCCTGCAAAGGCTGCGGCGCTCAAAAGGTTTGTCTTGCTACATTTAAGATGGCCTCAGTTTAGCCACATAAAACACAAGCCACTGCTGCTGATCAATGTGTTTCTGTCTCAGCTTGTGTTTTCCAGTGAGCCATGGACCTCCTACCTCCAGACACAAATCAAATCTCTCAGcagcaaagagcagcagagagataACATCTCCTTTATCACTGTGAGCACATCAGGCTGCCAAATCAAATTCAAACACTTTGTCTTATCTGTAATCAGAGTTTATCTAACCTCTTGTATTTTCCTGTGACACACCAGGTGAATGAAGTGACCATGCCTTTCTCACAGCCTGGGTTTTTCCTGGTCTCAGTGGACGCCTGTTCTGGAAAAGTCACGAAGAAAACCTCATTTGCCAAGATGGATGCCAAGATGGAACAGTACCTGAAAACTGGAATACCAAAGCGGTGAGCCAGGGAAAATAAGAATATATAAATAgctaaataaaaactattcatATATTCATATACCCCCCCACTCCCcccacaaaaacagcacaatatAACCCAATTTTCCAGATTCTTGCTCAGTTGCTTACATACCTGTTTCTTTCCTCCAGATCAATAGTGCTAATGGCCACCCGAGGTCAGCCAGAAGGGCTGGTTGAACTCGTTCCATATCTGGTCTCCTTTGGTTTTGCTAAAGCTGCAGATCTGCGCGATAAAGGTTAGTGacatgtttcagtgtttctttttttcttgtctgtctAGTAACTGTATTTtaagtttctttttctcttattGCTGCCTCTCACCACAGAGAGTCTGGCACTTTGGGGCTTCCTGGGTGGTTCTTCACCCCCTTCGTGGGTTTCACTACAAACCGGGCAAGGGGATGACTTCTTGGGGCTGCAGGAGCGCTACTTGCCACTGGGTTTGGAAGTATATGGCTGTTTGCCACCCGCAACTCAAACACGCAAAGACCTGGAGCTTCTCAAAAAAGCCACAGGACAACAATAACCAATGTGAACCGTACAACATACCTACCCGAAACACTCTTGCACAcggatacacaaacacacaaccagcTGATGAATGTGAACTGCTGAACCTTTAATTTATTAACAATGACAAAGATGTTTACCGATTTCAAGTGGAAAGAAGGTATTTTATTATGAACGGGGtgaatatttttgtgatttttgtttgcatgtgtgcgtgtgtatgtgtcagTATGCCTGAGGGCCGTTACGTCAATGCACTTTCCTTGTAGAGACACAACTTGCCTTGTCAGCCAAAGTGATCGAATGGAGCTTTAACATAGCTCAGTTTATCTTGAAGATTTGTCCAAAGTAACCTGCAGGATGTACCTGTCACTCTTATTTATTATGCAGTTCATGAAATCAGAATGAATTTGGTTGACTATGAAAATGGAACACAATGCATTAGATACACACAGGCCAGAgggaaattatgaaaataaattacattgtCCCTGAAATATAACCATGTTCGATTGGAACCGCGAATGAAACAAGATGGATTAGATGTGCTCAGGTCAAAaggaaatgatgaaaataaatggTGTTGCATCTGAGAATTAAACAGCAATATTGAACCAAAAGTAAACAAGTAGTGTAATATAAATTAGAGCCAGTGGATTAGATATATTGGTGATTAAAGAATTGCAAAACATCTTAATTTTGAACCATAGCATAACAAGCCATACTCATATTTTAGTCGTATAGACATACAGTAACGTTGAGTAAAATTAATCTGGCTGTTTTGCCTTTCTAACATAGAAAATGCCATTTAATAGATaggtttttaccatttttatcaATACTCTTGCTCTTTAACTGGAAAACCTCCTCTGATCATCGTGCAGCTGTGCAACTAAAGACTTTAAGCACCTTTTTATGGATTCCTACTTGGACTTACTGGATCtctcatttcatatttttatttatcttttcacAGTGACATTTTCTCAAGTCCCTTGCagcacaaatatatatatatatatattacttggcttctttttttgtgctcTCATACAGAATTGAATGTTTTACCTTTCATCTGCCTCATTCGTGATCTTTTCATGTGCATTATTGCCAAAACAGTATGTTGAAGATATAATTACACAATGCCTTTTTAGTGTTGTATCCAGACTGTACAGTAGTGTGCAGGAAATGCATACGGATCATATACCAGCTGTAAGGTATGCGGCTTTATGTTGGGACTATATAATCTTTAATGGTTTACGGATGTGAGCAGGGCTCCCCCACTGAGCTACAATAAGTACCCGTTTTGT
Above is a genomic segment from Amphiprion ocellaris isolate individual 3 ecotype Okinawa chromosome 6, ASM2253959v1, whole genome shotgun sequence containing:
- the cemip2 gene encoding cell surface hyaluronidase, translated to MPTSDGPGRFPVFVAPPHGNHQRCPGYVPGRVAPVRSPPPAKAPPPPPIKPHGRPPAQQTTFSLSVENQRRERAQSLQRKQRKNTLICFGVSLGAFFLTLILVLSLTSGDVLDENCPDHNPSLSSWSPGHQAEKAVVVRKGNLFRLDASATFLSLTIQSGGRVVFADNADGSKNITLRTHYILIEEGGELHIGAPKCRYRSHAAIALMGRSDNKAVPEVPGLGHKFIGVKGGGTLELHGTERVSWSLLTRSIPASGLATGGYAFQRNFSRGINLRVVDQDTAAVLVCERYDTHESRNDSRRLTQLLRSLPAGRIVTLAVGDSAVKNLLDETKKAIEEKLSSSFVYDLKYRQAWALVSVVGGGNASCSEDVKEHENHDTGGRALARRNFTTVDGVGFSVTAYSEWKNGFPISGFQVDAVDQVVLNLQDEVQPTWQSGDRIVIASTDYSMHQAEEFTLLPCPHCTRRQVRIQGKPQYNHVGEIVDGVDMRAEVALLSRNILIYGEMENSCYGNNMCQFYSHDTYGGHIKIFSNFSSVHLSHVELKNMGQQREKSRYPIHFHMCGDVDQSGGYWEPTYVDGLSIHHSFSRCLTIHATNGLLVKNTVGYDTLGHCFFLEDGIEQRNTFFHNLGLLTRPGTLLPTDRNETLCTSIKDKVYKGYTPSPSTECKAVSTFWIANPNNNLISNAAAGSQDAGIWFVFHSSSTGDSHGLVPETKAELTPLGIFYNNRVHSNFKAGLFIDKGVKTTNASAADPREYLCLDNNARFRPHQNADPSRPRVAAVIDTLISFKNNDLGAWIRGGDIVIQNSGFADNGVGLSFASDGSYPKDEGSSQEVTQSLFVGESRNRGTNGGQNKYWGVGGTDGKMRTLPRNRTFPIRGFQIYDGPLRLTQSTFRGFIPTPERYTSAVGFNLKNTWQLTPRNNLSQLSFPSTVGLRAFFGRPGQWFEENDLDGDKNSIFHDVDGSVTGYRDTYVGRADNYLIQHPDCVNLAQWNGVTCSGRYSQVYIQTQGAPSLSLSISRDEYPNAPLVLRGINSQGALSQQYQPILMMSKSYTLHWSGPAPREIVLSLINFDKDDWVLVGLCYPSDTTFQIMADINDRQSNTFDDITDYGTVSSLEQLEKKPMERKYFFDRSVGLLWLYLRARHGRDGQSYCSIKGCERVKVMSTTSSRQTCNCTAKAYPKYSKPPSAVVPMPALSTQPCKGCGAQKLVFSSEPWTSYLQTQIKSLSSKEQQRDNISFITVNEVTMPFSQPGFFLVSVDACSGKVTKKTSFAKMDAKMEQYLKTGIPKRSIVLMATRGQPEGLVELVPYLVSFGFAKAADLRDKESLALWGFLGGSSPPSWVSLQTGQGDDFLGLQERYLPLGLEVYGCLPPATQTRKDLELLKKATGQQ